The Spirosoma radiotolerans genome has a window encoding:
- a CDS encoding HAD family hydrolase: protein MKAVIFDMDGVIVDTNPHHRIAWREYYQRYGKTLSDADFVQYVSGKHNNDILNHLFSGKVLTADESKQLAQEKEALFRELYSKEITPVVGLIPFLQSLKDAHILTAVATSAPVENLDFVMDALSLRPYFDVLLNESLVSHPKPDPEIYQKAMDMLGVDPAESIIFEDSMTGIQAAKASGASVVGMATTQSPDELRPFVDDVVADFSQMTLDRLEKLVKIF, encoded by the coding sequence ATGAAAGCTGTAATTTTTGACATGGATGGGGTTATTGTTGATACAAACCCGCATCATCGCATTGCCTGGCGCGAGTATTACCAGCGATATGGTAAAACACTAAGCGACGCCGACTTTGTACAATATGTCTCGGGGAAGCATAATAACGACATCCTGAATCATCTTTTTTCGGGGAAGGTCCTTACCGCCGACGAGTCGAAGCAGTTGGCACAGGAGAAAGAAGCGTTATTTCGGGAGTTATATAGCAAGGAAATTACGCCGGTCGTGGGTCTGATTCCCTTTTTACAATCCCTGAAAGATGCTCATATTCTCACGGCTGTAGCGACGTCTGCCCCTGTCGAAAACCTCGACTTTGTGATGGATGCCCTTAGCCTGCGCCCTTACTTTGACGTTTTACTGAACGAAAGCCTGGTTAGCCATCCAAAACCTGATCCCGAAATCTATCAGAAAGCGATGGATATGTTAGGTGTTGATCCAGCAGAGAGTATCATTTTTGAAGATTCCATGACGGGTATTCAGGCAGCCAAGGCATCGGGTGCCTCGGTTGTAGGCATGGCAACGACGCAGTCGCCGGATGAACTCCGCCCCTTTGTCGATGATGTTGTCGCCGACTTTAGTCAAATGACGCTCGATCGGCTGGAAAAGCTGGTTAAGATTTTTTAA
- a CDS encoding endonuclease MutS2, with amino-acid sequence MLYPNTLESKLGFNTIRERLKEACVSPLGQDYVEKIRFSDNVQLIDKLLRQTTEFKQIVQYETDFPSSNYIDVRPHLGRARVEGIALTEDEFFDLKLALRTIQDCLRFLSKREESNSFPFLRELAGPVGVDKKLTDSLERVIDDRGHIRDSASPELASIRRRIIAEQANLRKRLDSILRQARQNGWIPDDLSLTVRGGRLVIPIAAEHKRKIKGFVHDESQTGQTVYLEPAEVFDANNEIRELEYEERREIYRILLALTDQIRPHLEELKRAVNFLAQIDFIRAKAKLAIQLDAIMPKLHERPFINWTNARHPLLFLSFSKVGKTVVPLSVRLDEKARILIISGPNAGGKSVALKTIGLIQYMLQCGLLVPMADYAEMGIFQNLFIDIGDEQSLENDLSTYSSHLTAMKQFLIGANKRTLFLIDEFGTGTEPGLGGAIAESILEDLNKSGAYGVVNTHYTNLKVVADKTPGLINGAMRFDGEHLEPLYQLEIGRPGSSFAFEIAQKIGLPKGVIDRAKEKLGNQQVNFEKLLKELDIEKRVFSEKNIEIGINQRKLAQQLAEYTALKNRLDNEQKQLLNDAKQKAKALVQEANQRIENTIREIKENKAEREATKQVRQTLERFEQKELKPEPVVIETPKQAEDEFENDNGAISVGSYVRISGQNAIGQVLALRGKDAEIRIGDLKSNVKLNRLEKVSKKTFTAATEVRDDRPRSQGVDMNEKMQNFSFNLDIRGKRGEEAIGEVDRFVDDALMLGYPELRIVHGKGDGILRTLVRNHLRGYKQVGKMEDEHADRGGAGVTIVKMK; translated from the coding sequence ATGCTTTATCCCAACACCTTAGAGAGTAAATTAGGGTTTAACACTATCCGCGAAAGACTAAAAGAGGCCTGCGTCAGTCCACTGGGGCAGGATTATGTCGAAAAAATTCGCTTCAGCGATAATGTGCAACTGATTGATAAACTGCTTCGCCAAACCACCGAGTTCAAGCAGATTGTCCAGTATGAAACGGACTTCCCGTCGAGTAATTATATTGATGTCAGGCCCCACCTGGGCCGTGCTCGGGTAGAAGGAATTGCCCTGACAGAAGACGAATTCTTTGACCTTAAACTGGCCTTACGTACCATTCAGGATTGCCTTCGTTTCCTGTCCAAGCGAGAAGAATCAAACAGTTTTCCTTTTCTGCGCGAACTGGCTGGGCCAGTGGGAGTTGATAAAAAATTGACGGACTCCCTGGAACGGGTTATCGACGATAGAGGACATATTCGCGATTCTGCCTCACCGGAATTAGCCAGCATCCGTCGTCGGATCATTGCAGAACAGGCTAATCTCCGCAAACGGCTCGACAGCATTTTACGGCAGGCCCGTCAGAATGGCTGGATTCCGGACGATCTTTCCTTAACCGTACGGGGCGGGCGGCTGGTGATTCCCATTGCGGCCGAACACAAGCGCAAAATTAAGGGATTCGTTCATGACGAATCCCAAACGGGTCAAACGGTCTATCTGGAACCCGCCGAGGTATTCGATGCCAACAACGAAATTCGTGAACTGGAATACGAAGAACGCCGTGAAATTTACCGTATTCTGCTTGCCCTTACCGATCAGATCCGGCCTCATTTGGAGGAGTTGAAACGCGCCGTCAATTTTTTGGCTCAAATTGACTTCATCCGGGCTAAGGCTAAACTAGCAATTCAATTAGACGCCATTATGCCGAAACTGCATGAGCGGCCGTTCATTAATTGGACAAACGCCCGCCATCCACTGCTCTTCTTGTCGTTTTCGAAAGTGGGGAAAACGGTCGTGCCACTCAGTGTTCGCTTGGATGAAAAGGCCCGAATCCTCATTATTTCTGGGCCAAATGCTGGTGGTAAGTCAGTGGCGTTAAAAACCATTGGCCTGATCCAATACATGCTGCAATGCGGTTTACTTGTACCGATGGCCGACTATGCGGAGATGGGTATTTTTCAAAATCTGTTCATCGATATTGGTGATGAACAATCACTGGAGAATGACCTGAGTACCTATTCGTCGCACTTAACGGCGATGAAGCAGTTCTTGATTGGCGCCAACAAACGGACACTTTTCCTGATCGACGAATTTGGTACGGGAACAGAGCCAGGATTGGGGGGCGCCATTGCCGAGTCAATTCTGGAAGATCTTAATAAATCAGGGGCGTATGGTGTCGTCAATACACACTACACCAACCTGAAAGTGGTTGCCGACAAAACACCGGGCCTAATCAACGGCGCTATGCGGTTTGATGGTGAGCATCTGGAGCCACTCTATCAATTGGAAATCGGTCGGCCGGGCTCTTCATTTGCGTTCGAGATTGCCCAGAAAATTGGCTTACCCAAAGGCGTTATCGACCGGGCCAAAGAGAAGCTTGGTAACCAGCAGGTAAATTTTGAGAAACTCCTGAAAGAGCTGGATATTGAGAAGCGTGTGTTCTCCGAGAAGAATATTGAAATTGGTATCAATCAGCGTAAACTCGCCCAGCAGCTTGCTGAATATACCGCTCTAAAAAATCGCCTGGACAACGAACAGAAGCAGCTTCTCAACGATGCGAAGCAGAAAGCCAAAGCATTAGTCCAGGAAGCAAACCAGCGAATTGAGAATACGATTCGGGAGATTAAGGAGAACAAAGCCGAGCGAGAAGCCACCAAACAGGTTCGTCAGACACTAGAGCGGTTCGAGCAAAAAGAACTCAAACCTGAACCGGTCGTTATCGAAACGCCCAAACAAGCAGAAGACGAGTTCGAAAATGACAATGGGGCCATTTCGGTGGGTAGCTATGTTCGCATATCGGGTCAAAATGCCATTGGCCAGGTGTTAGCCCTTCGTGGTAAGGACGCCGAAATCCGTATTGGCGATCTAAAGTCAAACGTGAAGCTGAACCGGCTCGAAAAAGTCAGTAAGAAAACCTTTACGGCTGCGACTGAAGTGCGGGACGACCGTCCGCGAAGCCAGGGCGTTGACATGAACGAGAAGATGCAAAACTTTAGCTTTAACCTCGATATTCGTGGAAAGCGAGGGGAAGAAGCCATCGGAGAAGTCGATCGGTTTGTCGATGACGCCTTGATGCTTGGCTATCCCGAACTGCGCATTGTTCATGGCAAAGGTGATGGCATTTTACGGACGCTTGTACGAAATCACCTGCGCGGTTACAAACAGGTAGGTAAGATGGAAGACGAACACGCCGATCGGGGCGGAGCGGGTGTAACGATTGTGAAGATGAAATAA
- a CDS encoding RagB/SusD family nutrient uptake outer membrane protein codes for MKKIILKGTIVTLALTMVTFACKDKFLDVPATGQLASNQLTSKAGLEGILLASYSQLNGRGFSRATSSYNWVRGSVSGGEANKGSNSGDGGGNTNFSTFQRYEILPTNGDINDKWKGMYEGISRANAVLRTLPSAGTDVSDADKKRIAGEARFLRAHYYFELKRSFNMVPYVDETVDYGSGIELVKNDVDIWPKIEADFKFAQDNLPETQAAAGRANKWAAMAYLAKTFLYEKKFAEAKALFDQVIASGQTANGKKYALVANYTDVFNATKDNNEESVFAIQAAVNTGDVSNSAQELDLNFPYNTGSNGPAGCCGFFAPSFELANSFRVDAKGLPLLDGSYNVGANQLKNDQGIDSKAAFTPDAGPVDPRLDWSIGRRGIPYLDWMVHPGLDWIRDQSYAGPFSPKKFVFYRSQDKSLTDGSSWTDGYSAINYNIIRYADVLLMAAEAEIEAGTLEKARTYINQVRTRAANADAWVKTADGKNAANYVISTYTTPFADKTAALNAVRFERKLELSGEGHRFFDLVRWGVAAPVLNAFLSYESQRLPLGYSGAKFTAGKDEYFPIPQVQMDQQQGIFKQNPGY; via the coding sequence ATGAAAAAAATCATCTTGAAGGGTACTATCGTAACATTGGCACTCACCATGGTTACGTTTGCTTGTAAAGACAAATTTTTGGATGTCCCTGCAACAGGCCAGTTGGCCAGCAATCAGTTGACATCTAAAGCTGGTCTTGAAGGCATACTTTTGGCGTCCTATTCGCAATTAAATGGCCGGGGCTTTTCGCGGGCAACCAGCTCTTACAACTGGGTACGCGGCAGCGTGTCGGGAGGTGAAGCGAATAAAGGCTCTAACTCCGGAGATGGAGGTGGTAACACTAACTTCTCAACATTCCAGCGCTATGAAATATTGCCCACTAACGGTGATATTAACGACAAGTGGAAAGGGATGTATGAAGGTATTAGCCGGGCCAATGCTGTTCTTCGGACGCTGCCCTCGGCCGGTACCGACGTATCAGATGCTGATAAAAAACGGATAGCCGGTGAGGCTCGTTTTCTTCGTGCTCATTACTACTTTGAGTTGAAGCGGTCATTCAACATGGTACCTTATGTTGATGAAACAGTAGATTACGGATCAGGTATTGAGTTAGTTAAAAATGATGTAGATATCTGGCCGAAGATTGAGGCAGATTTCAAATTCGCTCAAGACAACTTGCCGGAAACCCAGGCTGCAGCTGGCCGGGCGAACAAGTGGGCTGCTATGGCTTATCTGGCCAAAACGTTCCTATATGAGAAGAAGTTTGCTGAAGCTAAAGCCCTCTTCGATCAGGTTATTGCCAGTGGTCAAACAGCTAATGGTAAGAAATATGCGCTGGTAGCAAATTATACAGATGTATTCAACGCTACCAAAGACAACAACGAAGAGTCGGTGTTTGCTATTCAGGCTGCCGTTAATACCGGTGATGTTTCTAACTCGGCTCAGGAACTGGATCTTAACTTCCCGTATAATACGGGTTCGAATGGTCCTGCCGGCTGCTGTGGTTTCTTTGCCCCAAGTTTTGAACTGGCGAACTCATTCCGCGTTGATGCCAAAGGATTGCCTTTATTGGATGGATCTTATAATGTTGGCGCAAACCAGTTGAAGAATGATCAGGGTATTGACTCAAAAGCTGCTTTTACGCCAGATGCTGGTCCTGTTGACCCTCGTTTAGACTGGTCGATTGGTCGTCGTGGCATTCCTTATTTAGACTGGATGGTTCACCCTGGCCTGGACTGGATTCGTGACCAAAGCTATGCAGGTCCATTTTCGCCTAAAAAGTTTGTCTTCTACCGGTCACAGGATAAAAGTTTGACGGATGGTAGCTCCTGGACTGATGGTTATTCAGCTATCAATTACAACATCATTCGTTATGCCGATGTGTTATTGATGGCAGCTGAAGCTGAAATCGAAGCCGGTACGTTAGAAAAAGCGCGCACTTATATCAATCAAGTTAGAACTAGAGCGGCTAACGCTGATGCTTGGGTAAAAACTGCTGATGGAAAGAATGCAGCCAATTATGTAATCAGCACCTACACAACACCTTTCGCGGATAAGACAGCGGCCTTAAATGCTGTTCGGTTTGAACGTAAGTTGGAGTTGTCGGGCGAAGGGCACCGTTTCTTTGACCTCGTTCGCTGGGGTGTTGCAGCGCCTGTGCTTAATGCTTTCCTAAGTTATGAAAGCCAAAGACTACCGCTTGGTTATTCGGGAGCTAAATTCACCGCTGGAAAAGATGAATACTTCCCAATTCCTCAAGTACAAATGGACCAACAGCAAGGTATCTTTAAACAGAACCCTGGCTACTAG
- a CDS encoding SusC/RagA family TonB-linked outer membrane protein produces MKAPLYRFLQTAFLGTVLLLWSLTASAQDRRLTGKITGVDGPVPGANVVLKGTQTGTSSDAEGNYAINVRGANPVLVISAIGFKTQEVTIGNRTTADVTLEDDATALSEVVVTGYSTENRRDVTGAVSTVKPAQLKVVPSTNVEQQLQGRVAGVTVITNGQPGTTSQVRVRGFGSFGGNQPLYVVDGVPTQSIQYIAPDDIETTTVLKDAASASVYGARAASGVIVLTTKKGQRRAQKLSISYDGLYGVTDPGHGQKILNPQEQADWTWQARKNDIYQAGGTVGPDSFTGIANGQYGSGQTPVLPDYLLVGSRTGVPASQVDLTAEAAKYNINPANGAIYNVIPANKAGTDWYGAITRVAPLMRHTLGFSGGTESSRFYVSLGMQKQAGIITYNDFSRYTFRVNTEFDITKKLRFGENIQFAYVSTTGLQGSTGNALGNSTNNNSSVAADENDILLAFRQAPIIPVYNSFGGYAGTAASGFNNARNPVANRIGAKDNLNYNIFAFGNAYLEYDVIPALTLRSSIGGNYFSNYNNSYNRSQYENSENNTNYVYNEASNVGLAWTFTNTAQYKQKFGIHDISVLAGIEALNTGNGRGISGSGLNPFSTDPNYVTIGTTTPGATRSVNSYYGKGNNFYSLFAQARYTFNDKYIVTGVIRRDGSSQFGSENRYGVFPAISAAWRLSSEDFMKNLPWISDLKVRGGYGLMGNSNYLSSTNQYNLFGSNAANSYDITGANTSVQAGYYRSQIGNAAAKWETSITSNIGIDGAFFNNKLEVVLDFWKKDTKDLLYPLALPGVVGTRANAPYVNVASMSNKGIDLLITTRGNVTGDLGYEVTAVGSVLDNKITAIAPSVPYFTANGQRLSTPVVRNQPGHDLSSFYGYKVIGLFNSKEEVAAAPTQSGAGPGRFRYQDTNGDGQINDDDRVFLGSPIPKFTGSLTLTLKYKGFDLNTQLYTSLGNKIFNNSKWYTDFYPSFPGAAVSARVKDSWLPTHTNTTVPIFENTSNFSTNTQANSYYVENGSYGRMQYLTLGYTFPASLLSRANLSRLRLSLSATNLFTITKYKGLDPAVGGSADQNFGIDIGNYPVTRGYNVGLSFGF; encoded by the coding sequence AAGTTACAATAGGCAACCGGACAACCGCTGACGTTACGCTCGAAGACGATGCCACCGCCTTGAGTGAGGTTGTGGTAACGGGGTACTCGACGGAGAACCGTCGGGACGTAACTGGAGCTGTATCGACGGTAAAACCAGCCCAGTTGAAAGTTGTTCCTTCAACGAACGTTGAGCAGCAATTACAGGGACGGGTAGCCGGGGTAACCGTAATCACCAACGGGCAGCCGGGCACAACAAGCCAAGTACGGGTACGTGGATTTGGTTCTTTCGGCGGTAACCAGCCTTTATACGTTGTTGATGGTGTGCCAACTCAGAGCATTCAGTACATTGCACCGGATGATATTGAGACAACTACCGTTCTGAAAGATGCAGCTTCTGCCTCTGTTTATGGAGCTCGTGCCGCATCAGGCGTAATTGTATTGACAACCAAAAAAGGTCAGCGTCGGGCTCAAAAACTGAGCATTTCCTATGATGGCTTATATGGTGTTACGGATCCAGGTCATGGTCAAAAAATCCTGAACCCACAGGAGCAGGCTGATTGGACATGGCAGGCGCGTAAAAACGATATCTACCAGGCTGGCGGTACAGTTGGTCCAGATAGCTTTACAGGAATTGCAAATGGCCAGTATGGTTCTGGGCAAACCCCTGTTCTACCAGATTATTTGCTGGTTGGTAGCCGGACCGGCGTTCCGGCATCGCAGGTTGATTTAACCGCCGAAGCGGCTAAATACAACATCAACCCTGCCAACGGAGCTATTTACAACGTTATTCCGGCAAACAAAGCAGGTACGGACTGGTACGGAGCCATTACACGGGTTGCTCCGCTGATGCGTCATACATTAGGTTTCTCAGGTGGTACCGAATCAAGTCGTTTCTACGTTAGCTTAGGTATGCAGAAACAGGCCGGGATTATAACGTATAACGATTTCTCGCGTTACACGTTCCGGGTTAATACGGAGTTCGATATCACGAAGAAATTGCGGTTTGGTGAGAACATCCAGTTCGCTTATGTTTCAACCACTGGTCTACAGGGTAGTACAGGAAATGCTCTTGGGAATTCAACCAACAACAACTCCAGTGTTGCTGCCGATGAAAACGATATTTTATTAGCGTTCCGTCAGGCTCCGATCATACCAGTTTATAACTCGTTTGGTGGGTATGCGGGTACTGCTGCATCAGGTTTCAATAATGCCCGTAACCCTGTGGCTAACCGCATCGGAGCTAAGGATAACCTGAATTATAACATCTTTGCTTTTGGTAATGCTTACTTAGAGTACGACGTAATTCCCGCGTTAACGCTACGTAGTAGCATAGGTGGAAACTATTTTAGCAATTACAACAATTCGTATAACCGTTCTCAATATGAGAACTCAGAAAATAATACGAACTACGTGTATAACGAAGCATCAAACGTTGGTTTAGCCTGGACTTTTACCAATACGGCCCAGTACAAGCAGAAGTTTGGCATTCATGACATTAGCGTATTAGCTGGTATTGAAGCACTCAATACAGGAAACGGTCGGGGAATCAGTGGTTCAGGTCTCAATCCTTTCTCTACGGACCCTAACTATGTAACTATTGGAACCACAACGCCAGGGGCTACACGTAGCGTAAACAGCTACTACGGTAAAGGGAATAATTTCTACTCCCTATTTGCTCAGGCACGTTATACGTTCAATGATAAGTACATCGTTACCGGTGTCATTCGGCGTGATGGCTCATCACAATTCGGCTCTGAGAACCGTTATGGGGTGTTTCCAGCTATATCGGCAGCCTGGCGTCTTTCATCTGAGGATTTCATGAAGAACTTACCTTGGATTTCAGATTTGAAAGTGCGCGGTGGTTATGGTTTAATGGGTAATTCGAACTACTTAAGTTCAACTAACCAGTATAACCTGTTTGGCTCTAATGCTGCCAACAGCTATGATATTACAGGAGCAAACACATCGGTTCAGGCTGGTTACTATCGTAGCCAAATCGGTAATGCTGCAGCTAAATGGGAAACCAGCATAACCTCCAACATTGGTATTGATGGTGCCTTCTTTAACAACAAATTAGAAGTAGTTCTTGATTTCTGGAAAAAAGATACGAAGGACTTACTCTATCCTTTAGCACTGCCAGGCGTTGTAGGTACTCGTGCCAACGCACCCTATGTGAACGTTGCTAGTATGAGTAACAAAGGTATTGACCTCTTAATCACGACAAGAGGAAACGTTACCGGCGATCTGGGTTACGAAGTAACAGCAGTAGGTAGTGTTCTGGACAACAAGATTACAGCCATCGCGCCATCAGTGCCTTATTTCACCGCCAATGGTCAACGTCTAAGTACGCCTGTCGTTCGGAATCAGCCAGGTCATGATTTATCTTCTTTCTACGGATATAAAGTGATTGGGTTGTTTAACTCCAAGGAGGAAGTAGCTGCCGCACCTACCCAAAGCGGTGCAGGTCCTGGTCGTTTCCGGTACCAGGATACAAATGGTGACGGTCAGATCAATGATGATGACCGGGTATTTTTGGGTAGCCCAATCCCGAAATTCACAGGAAGTTTAACACTGACGCTGAAGTACAAAGGTTTCGACCTGAATACCCAGCTTTATACTTCGCTTGGTAACAAAATCTTTAACAACTCGAAATGGTACACCGACTTCTATCCTTCTTTCCCAGGAGCGGCTGTTAGCGCGCGTGTAAAAGATTCTTGGTTGCCTACGCATACAAACACTACTGTGCCCATTTTTGAGAATACATCAAACTTCAGCACAAACACTCAGGCCAATTCATATTATGTAGAGAATGGCTCTTATGGACGTATGCAATATCTGACGTTGGGTTATACCTTCCCAGCTTCACTGTTGAGCCGGGCTAATTTGAGCCGATTGAGACTGTCACTGTCTGCGACCAACCTGTTCACGATCACCAAGTACAAAGGCTTAGACCCTGCCGTTGGTGGTTCAGCTGACCAGAACTTTGGTATCGACATTGGCAACTACCCTGTTACCCGTGGCTACAACGTAGGTTTAAGCTTTGGTTTTTAG